In a genomic window of Leptospira hartskeerlii:
- a CDS encoding MBL fold metallo-hydrolase has product MDCKFEHRGYLFEGISEGGIRTSVVMPRLSLMFDIGHQNPNRINIERLLLTHAHLDHSAGLPYYISQRSLRKLGPPKIYLPKTLEAPMREILSLYSKIEDFSYHYEMKGLEEGEEIEIDAYHFFKAWKTFHRVDSQGYTIYERKKKLRSEFAGLDRNDLLKKKEEGIEINEVHSKPVVSFSGDTKIEYVLSHKDVAESEILFLECTYIDHERNIEDAREWGHIHLDEILHHLSSFKNEKIVLIHFSKRYPPSYIRKILYKKTPPSERDRIHLFLPD; this is encoded by the coding sequence ATGGATTGTAAATTCGAACATAGAGGATATTTATTCGAAGGAATTTCAGAGGGAGGAATTCGTACCTCCGTTGTCATGCCTCGTTTAAGTTTGATGTTCGATATAGGACACCAAAATCCGAATCGTATCAATATAGAAAGATTATTATTGACCCATGCACATTTGGATCATTCTGCCGGGCTTCCTTATTATATTTCTCAAAGGTCCTTACGTAAATTAGGGCCTCCTAAAATTTATCTTCCTAAAACTTTAGAAGCTCCTATGAGGGAGATTTTATCACTCTACTCCAAGATTGAGGATTTTTCCTACCACTATGAAATGAAAGGGTTGGAAGAAGGAGAAGAGATCGAGATAGATGCATACCATTTTTTTAAAGCTTGGAAAACATTCCATAGAGTGGATTCGCAAGGTTATACGATCTACGAAAGAAAGAAAAAGTTGAGATCCGAATTTGCGGGATTAGATCGAAATGACCTTTTAAAAAAGAAAGAAGAAGGGATTGAGATCAACGAAGTTCATTCTAAACCCGTGGTCAGCTTTTCCGGAGATACTAAGATCGAATACGTTCTTTCTCATAAGGATGTTGCTGAATCCGAGATCCTATTTTTAGAATGTACTTATATAGATCATGAAAGAAACATAGAAGATGCCAGAGAGTGGGGACATATACATCTGGATGAGATCTTACATCATCTTTCTTCCTTTAAAAATGAAAAAATAGTCCTTATACATTTTTCAAAACGTTACCCTCCTTCCTATATTCGGAAAATATTATATAAAAAAACCCCTCCTTCGGAAAGGGATAGGATACATCTTTTCCTTCCGGATTAA
- a CDS encoding O-methyltransferase translates to MASQNPKQKYGTSIYKEGLEDWIHSELVKRPYDWLESLEKKAAQDKFPVLTPASGAVLAFLASSWDPDVVLELGTGYGISLFWLLSAVRKDTRLQTVDREADFIKVAKEFFAKLEPDSNRVEFTNADCSEIAKEFLETSSLGQKELMFVDCDKVRYPEILEMILEKGMSRNLRVIYDNVLWHGRIADPENQAPSDLAVRKLWSLIKNSKIEYTLFPVGDGILCFDFRQ, encoded by the coding sequence ATGGCTTCTCAAAATCCGAAACAGAAATACGGGACTTCTATTTATAAGGAAGGATTGGAAGATTGGATCCATTCCGAGCTGGTAAAACGTCCTTATGATTGGTTGGAGAGTCTTGAGAAGAAGGCCGCTCAAGATAAGTTTCCCGTTTTGACACCGGCTTCCGGGGCAGTTCTCGCATTTTTGGCTTCTTCTTGGGATCCTGATGTAGTTTTGGAATTGGGTACAGGTTATGGGATTTCTTTATTCTGGCTCTTATCCGCAGTTCGCAAGGATACAAGACTCCAAACTGTAGATAGAGAAGCAGACTTTATAAAAGTTGCGAAAGAATTTTTTGCCAAACTGGAGCCGGACTCTAATAGAGTTGAATTTACGAATGCAGACTGTTCTGAGATCGCAAAAGAGTTTTTGGAAACTTCTTCTTTGGGCCAAAAAGAACTGATGTTTGTGGACTGCGACAAGGTCCGTTACCCGGAAATTTTGGAAATGATCTTGGAAAAAGGCATGAGCAGAAATCTAAGAGTGATCTACGATAATGTTCTCTGGCACGGAAGGATCGCAGATCCTGAAAACCAAGCTCCTTCTGACCTAGCGGTGCGCAAATTATGGTCACTAATCAAAAATTCTAAGATAGAATACACCTTATTCCCTGTCGGTGACGGAATATTATGTTTCGATTTTAGGCAATAA
- a CDS encoding N-acetylmuramoyl-L-alanine amidase: MFSFSVSSQETTPKRTYNIVIDPGHGGLDLKPKEEHGDKYDPISNKYLEPYKAGAQTKSRRESEVVLALAKEVKEILDLTKTPEGFETFRSYAKKFTNDTLPWIRIDSDLTREETAKEEGADLASDPNAFYRLYDYPDKKSGKLKPGRISRINAARPYLVLSLHLNPSWKGHPGGMAAVLSPSYRTFYSLRKISEGKSSKSFEEGPWSEWMRFKMEWSRLENAVADAWIYFNGYWPNKSGKKTDLSNFEGYRQNMVTWKYADPSGWIDKAVLDGPGPYAKKHSEYSAKGKFWDRERAEPELWRREDGAEGFGGDNHYAAAELMRFLQYGLRTIPNSEEELSNPGPINKPYISTYSLPTFINAISAYLEIGYIDKEKDMKILTQRRKDTAISLAVGVYSLFHGIKIKSADLPYVPKGKKIDWARYENLKEGNYFRVVRDE; encoded by the coding sequence ATTTTTTCATTCTCCGTTTCTTCTCAAGAAACAACCCCGAAAAGAACCTATAATATAGTCATAGATCCGGGCCATGGAGGTTTGGATCTGAAACCCAAAGAGGAACATGGGGATAAATACGATCCGATCTCCAATAAATATCTGGAACCTTATAAGGCCGGTGCCCAAACAAAATCCAGAAGAGAAAGTGAAGTAGTACTCGCTCTTGCAAAAGAAGTAAAAGAAATTTTGGATCTTACCAAAACTCCGGAAGGATTCGAGACATTCAGATCGTACGCGAAAAAATTTACAAACGATACACTTCCTTGGATACGAATAGATTCAGACCTCACAAGAGAAGAAACAGCAAAAGAAGAAGGAGCCGATCTGGCTTCCGACCCGAATGCTTTTTATAGATTGTATGATTATCCGGATAAAAAATCCGGAAAGCTCAAACCTGGAAGAATTTCCAGGATCAACGCTGCTCGACCTTATTTAGTCCTATCTTTACATTTGAATCCAAGTTGGAAGGGACATCCTGGAGGAATGGCTGCAGTACTTTCTCCTTCTTATCGAACATTCTATTCTTTAAGAAAAATTTCTGAAGGAAAATCTTCCAAGTCTTTCGAAGAAGGACCTTGGAGCGAATGGATGCGTTTCAAAATGGAATGGTCCCGTTTGGAAAATGCAGTGGCGGATGCTTGGATCTATTTTAACGGTTATTGGCCGAATAAATCCGGAAAAAAAACAGACCTTTCTAATTTCGAAGGGTATCGCCAAAACATGGTGACTTGGAAATATGCGGATCCTTCCGGTTGGATCGATAAAGCAGTGTTAGATGGCCCCGGCCCTTATGCTAAAAAACATTCCGAATATTCCGCTAAAGGAAAATTCTGGGATAGAGAAAGAGCAGAGCCTGAACTCTGGAGAAGAGAAGACGGCGCAGAAGGATTCGGAGGAGACAATCATTACGCCGCAGCGGAACTCATGAGATTTTTGCAATATGGTTTGAGGACTATACCTAATTCGGAAGAAGAATTATCCAACCCCGGTCCAATCAATAAGCCTTATATTTCCACTTATAGTCTTCCTACATTTATCAATGCAATCTCCGCTTATTTAGAGATTGGTTATATTGATAAGGAGAAGGATATGAAAATCCTAACCCAAAGAAGAAAGGATACCGCGATCAGTTTGGCGGTTGGTGTTTATTCCTTGTTCCACGGCATCAAAATAAAATCAGCAGATCTACCTTACGTTCCTAAAGGTAAGAAAATAGACTGGGCACGTTATGAGAACTTGAAAGAAGGAAATTACTTTAGAGTGGTGAGGGATGAGTAA